A window of Paremcibacter congregatus contains these coding sequences:
- the tnpA gene encoding IS200/IS605 family transposase: MPYDKGCHTVFHHRYHLVWITKYRFKVLRGTIRERIREIIWQVCDELGVTIINGVLSSDHVHMFVSIPPHHAVSNVMRKVKGRSSRKIQMEYPELRKRYWGRHFWARGYFCSTSGLVTDDIILQYIDKHAPKPTDVSR; the protein is encoded by the coding sequence ATGCCATATGACAAAGGTTGCCACACTGTTTTTCATCACCGTTATCATCTTGTCTGGATTACCAAGTACCGATTTAAGGTGCTGCGAGGTACCATACGCGAACGGATACGGGAAATTATTTGGCAGGTCTGTGATGAACTTGGCGTTACGATTATCAATGGCGTTCTGTCATCAGATCATGTCCATATGTTCGTGTCGATCCCGCCTCATCATGCTGTGAGCAATGTTATGCGCAAGGTCAAGGGACGCTCTTCACGCAAAATACAGATGGAGTACCCCGAACTTCGAAAACGTTATTGGGGAAGGCATTTCTGGGCAAGAGGATATTTCTGTTCAACAAGCGGGTTGGTCACGGATGATATCATACTTCAGTACATTGATAAGCATGCTCCCAAACCTACCGACGTCAGTCGGTAG
- a CDS encoding acetoacetate decarboxylase family protein produces MSYLFRPNHLYRMPTHFGPSLGARQGVNGRRYECIDGPNDLVVMATFKANKEQLEALLPPGFSLREPYTVVLDFSFITNIEWLAGRGYNTFGVSTPVTYHGKEGDVHGDFSLVLWENKADPIITGREDLGVAKIYCEIPEPQCIGNDIICRASWDGFEFASLKLSNLKEVDPETFGAESGTANAVPSAGGLYYKYIPKTGCPGEADAAYVTLMPEDWPNMKVQQLQQADAAVSRFREATWEQLPTLVHIVNCLSDLTLGECTQAIVVKTCGGKDLSDVRIVH; encoded by the coding sequence ATGAGTTATCTGTTTCGTCCCAACCACCTTTACCGTATGCCAACCCATTTTGGGCCGTCTCTAGGGGCGCGTCAAGGGGTAAATGGTCGCCGGTATGAGTGTATTGACGGCCCTAATGATCTGGTCGTCATGGCTACTTTTAAGGCGAATAAAGAGCAATTAGAAGCGTTGTTGCCGCCGGGATTTTCCTTGCGTGAGCCTTATACGGTGGTGTTGGATTTCAGTTTTATCACTAACATTGAATGGCTTGCCGGACGCGGGTATAATACTTTTGGTGTCTCAACACCTGTCACCTATCACGGTAAAGAAGGCGATGTGCACGGTGATTTTTCGCTGGTTCTATGGGAAAATAAGGCTGACCCCATTATTACTGGACGCGAAGATTTAGGGGTTGCGAAAATCTATTGTGAAATTCCTGAACCTCAATGTATTGGTAATGACATCATTTGTCGGGCCAGTTGGGATGGTTTTGAATTTGCCAGCCTCAAACTTTCAAACCTTAAAGAAGTCGACCCCGAAACTTTTGGCGCAGAGTCAGGAACAGCGAATGCTGTACCGTCAGCGGGGGGGCTATATTACAAATATATCCCGAAAACGGGTTGTCCAGGTGAAGCCGATGCGGCCTATGTGACGCTTATGCCTGAAGACTGGCCTAATATGAAAGTTCAGCAGCTTCAACAAGCTGATGCGGCGGTAAGTAGGTTTCGGGAAGCAACTTGGGAGCAGTTGCCCACTCTGGTTCATATAGTCAATTGTTTGTCTGACCTTACCCTTGGTGAATGCACGCAGGCTATCGTGGTAAAAACCTGTGGTGGTAAAGACCTTAGCGATGTGCGTATTGTACATTAA
- a CDS encoding LysR family transcriptional regulator encodes MQLRQLKYFVVTAEELHFGKAADRLRLTQPALSLAIKQLEEKVGATLLERAKRRKVTLTTAGKILYKAARHMLFEADRVVENIYQAGQGAGGSLSIAHTDDYTSSFLPDILHQYNEQHPHCMLQFSRGLPFHLIERLNNRELDFIFATKPLNMNVINCNMRAIIPTPFVLVVPENHDLAKRGKIKLQDAADAHFLETPFMRRSPFEIKLSEILANADIAFSSSMDAASPYVLLEMVRMGYGVVISTREALPKSTEGLAIIKLDEPDAYMERGLYWRKDNSNPALQSFLELLEENKANVFESAII; translated from the coding sequence ATGCAACTTCGACAGCTCAAATATTTTGTTGTAACAGCAGAAGAATTACATTTTGGCAAGGCTGCGGACCGGCTGCGTTTAACTCAACCAGCCCTTAGTCTGGCCATCAAACAGTTAGAAGAAAAAGTCGGAGCAACCTTGCTGGAACGCGCCAAACGCAGGAAAGTCACACTCACGACGGCGGGTAAAATCCTCTATAAAGCCGCCAGACATATGTTGTTCGAAGCAGACCGCGTCGTCGAAAACATCTATCAAGCCGGGCAAGGGGCTGGCGGCTCCCTGTCGATCGCACACACGGATGATTATACCTCCAGCTTTTTACCGGACATCCTGCATCAGTATAATGAACAACACCCCCATTGCATGCTGCAATTTTCACGGGGGCTGCCTTTTCACTTGATTGAACGGCTGAATAACCGTGAACTCGACTTTATTTTTGCGACAAAGCCGCTCAATATGAATGTCATAAATTGCAATATGAGGGCCATTATCCCCACCCCCTTTGTATTAGTCGTCCCGGAAAATCACGACCTGGCCAAACGAGGGAAAATCAAATTGCAAGACGCCGCCGACGCACATTTTCTGGAAACCCCATTTATGCGGCGGTCCCCTTTTGAAATCAAATTAAGTGAAATTCTAGCCAATGCCGATATTGCCTTTTCATCCTCAATGGACGCCGCCTCCCCCTATGTTCTGCTTGAAATGGTGCGCATGGGATATGGTGTGGTCATAAGCACCCGTGAAGCCTTACCTAAGAGTACCGAAGGTTTGGCGATCATCAAACTAGATGAACCGGACGCTTATATGGAAAGGGGCCTATATTGGCGAAAAGACAATAGCAACCCCGCCCTGCAAAGCTTCCTCGAATTGCTCGAGGAAAATAAAGCCAATGTATTTGAATCGGCGATTATTTAG
- a CDS encoding serine hydrolase domain-containing protein: MARFDTCEERLQAVLELHYQQSHMIYTFQIHVEAPDSGIFWQGAVGHVDRNTTSDVVTVHHPLRIASNTKTFVATAILRLWEEGHLDLDISVEPYLSAQHCDMLRAGGYELDQITTRQLLAHTSSLFDYADSPDFAEAIAANSQKHWTRTEQIQIAMTAGASYGAPGEVFRYSDTGYILLGEMIERIYGKSLGVALRQLLKYDELNLKATFLEILEPEPSDVLDRIHQYEGEVDVYDWHGSFDIYGGGGLISTVGDMARFMRGLFEGRVFNYANTLTEMLTPVPAKRGGPNYGIWQQVPGTYCLGIDGGGQGEVYSHHGHFGTSMAYVPVLEMAVALSIGGSRTGDVDLREVILADILTLF, from the coding sequence ATGGCCAGATTTGATACATGCGAGGAACGTCTTCAGGCGGTGCTGGAACTTCATTATCAGCAAAGTCACATGATTTATACCTTTCAGATTCATGTTGAAGCCCCTGATTCAGGTATTTTCTGGCAGGGCGCTGTGGGACATGTGGACCGTAACACGACGAGTGATGTAGTGACGGTGCATCATCCCCTGCGAATTGCTAGCAATACAAAAACTTTTGTCGCGACAGCTATTTTACGCCTGTGGGAAGAAGGGCATCTTGATCTAGATATTTCGGTTGAGCCATATTTATCCGCGCAACATTGCGACATGCTTAGGGCAGGTGGATATGAGCTTGACCAAATCACCACTCGGCAATTACTGGCACATACCAGCAGTCTTTTTGATTATGCAGATAGTCCGGATTTTGCCGAGGCGATAGCCGCAAATTCACAAAAACACTGGACGCGTACGGAACAAATTCAGATCGCCATGACAGCGGGAGCGTCTTACGGTGCTCCTGGTGAGGTGTTTCGCTATAGTGATACGGGCTATATTCTGCTGGGGGAAATGATTGAACGGATTTACGGAAAGTCCCTAGGCGTCGCTCTGCGACAGCTTTTGAAGTATGACGAGTTGAATTTGAAGGCGACCTTTCTGGAAATACTTGAGCCGGAACCATCGGATGTGCTGGACCGTATCCACCAATATGAGGGGGAGGTGGATGTATATGATTGGCATGGCTCATTCGATATTTATGGTGGTGGTGGTCTGATTTCCACCGTGGGGGATATGGCACGTTTTATGCGCGGATTGTTCGAAGGGCGGGTTTTTAATTACGCCAACACGCTGACAGAAATGTTAACCCCTGTCCCTGCCAAACGGGGTGGACCGAATTATGGCATCTGGCAACAAGTTCCGGGAACGTATTGCCTGGGTATTGATGGGGGGGGGCAGGGTGAAGTGTATAGCCACCACGGGCATTTTGGTACTTCTATGGCCTATGTGCCTGTTCTAGAAATGGCGGTAGCACTAAGCATCGGCGGGTCTCGCACGGGTGACGTTGACCTGCGGGAAGTGATACTGGCTGATATTCTGACATTATTTTAA
- a CDS encoding amidohydrolase family protein: protein MSYHNFSKKLLFSLITTALTGVISLQARSVASSNPPSDTSLPLKAERKVSFETDEGTWMSLDVSPDSKTIVFDLLGDLYQLPLTGGAAVPISKGMAFESQPVFSPDGRKIAFISDRSGAENLWIADADGSNARQLSHDRHMERFTSPAWSAQGDYVYVTRSSTEIFGPGSIWMYHKNGGTGIELMKKGQHIGKTRHMFSWLLGASPSKDGTALYYSATNPIRSIDAHERFVTKIQRFDLQTGLHEKILDLQGGAVRPVISPDGRYLAYATHFETGTELRIRDLESGADKRLAYPIEPDVMQIGFPRRDNIPGYAFAPDGQYIIIAYEGKIHRINVKTSVATVIPFTAQVDLDIGPDLKLSQKELNGPVRARIIEEPVLSPDGRALTFSALGKLYVMSVEKGMPKRLTTTAFTQKGITENQPAWSPDGRWITYVSWSVTQGGHIWKLRADGSGTPIQLTKVSGFYRKPAFTPDGESIVALRSSIADRYKFHTPHGELDERQYREDLVRLKSSGSAVKLVAHLRRLTGETNPLFPDTGRPHFFKGSDDVYVYNQTGLMAVSLDGDPIKSVIQVKAPTRIYPHTASAVEKLRLSPDGKWALVIQYGHLYVVAVPKVGDQDFTINLFDSSVAQKRLTDIGADFFGWAEGGHVITWSVGSTFYQLPFSEALFSENEAQKTALREEQLPGTDIIVEVPRDTPSGLTLLRGATAITMRGTEVIENADILIKDNRIAAIGKSGDLTILRGTKIRDVTGKTITPGFIDTHAHWGRGMSRGVISYDDRRFAVELAYGVTAGLDVQTYTHDTFIYQDLIDAGLLKGVRAYNVGRGVFGTHNFTSKQHARGVLKRYKDHYRTNNIKAYTSGNRLQRQYVVQAAKELGLMPTTEGMGETKLHLTHIIDGFAGIEHALTTRKIYKDIATLLSQTQTGYTPTLLPSTDAYGYFLTRQNPLDNPKLQNFLPKAYLDERSRRSTDWRHDRELMFPQVAASVARIFKSGGKIGIGSHGQFDGIAYHWELQALATGGLTPHEILQIATRQSAEVIGRLPDMGTLEPGKYADLIIFDKNPLDGIRHTESIEYVMKNGRLYRGDDLSEVELSK, encoded by the coding sequence ATGTCATATCACAACTTCAGTAAAAAGCTTTTATTCTCTCTTATAACAACGGCTCTGACGGGGGTGATCAGTCTGCAGGCGCGATCAGTAGCTTCTTCAAATCCGCCTTCTGATACGTCATTACCGCTCAAGGCGGAACGTAAAGTGTCTTTTGAGACGGATGAAGGGACCTGGATGTCATTGGATGTTTCGCCCGATAGCAAGACGATTGTTTTTGATCTGTTAGGTGATCTTTATCAGCTTCCTCTCACCGGCGGTGCCGCAGTACCGATTTCCAAAGGCATGGCGTTTGAATCCCAGCCCGTCTTTTCCCCGGATGGCCGCAAAATTGCTTTTATAAGTGACAGAAGTGGTGCTGAAAATCTGTGGATTGCAGATGCGGATGGTAGTAATGCCAGACAGTTAAGCCATGACCGACACATGGAACGTTTTACCTCGCCCGCATGGTCGGCGCAGGGGGACTATGTTTATGTCACCCGCAGCAGTACCGAAATTTTTGGGCCGGGCAGCATTTGGATGTACCATAAAAACGGTGGTACCGGGATCGAGTTGATGAAGAAGGGGCAGCATATTGGCAAAACCAGGCACATGTTCTCATGGTTATTAGGAGCTTCTCCAAGTAAAGACGGTACAGCCCTTTATTACAGTGCGACTAATCCGATCAGAAGCATTGATGCACACGAACGATTTGTCACTAAAATCCAACGATTTGATTTGCAAACCGGATTACATGAAAAAATACTCGATCTGCAGGGCGGGGCGGTCCGTCCCGTGATTTCACCGGATGGTCGTTATCTTGCTTATGCCACTCATTTTGAGACTGGAACTGAACTGCGCATACGGGATTTGGAAAGCGGTGCAGACAAACGTCTGGCCTATCCTATTGAACCGGATGTGATGCAGATTGGGTTCCCACGACGCGACAATATTCCAGGGTATGCCTTTGCCCCGGATGGCCAGTATATCATCATTGCGTACGAGGGTAAAATTCACCGTATAAATGTCAAAACATCCGTGGCCACAGTGATCCCCTTTACGGCGCAGGTTGATCTTGATATTGGCCCGGACTTAAAATTATCACAGAAAGAACTGAACGGCCCTGTCCGTGCGCGGATTATTGAAGAGCCTGTCCTCTCGCCGGATGGTCGGGCCTTGACCTTTTCTGCGCTTGGTAAACTTTATGTCATGTCTGTTGAAAAAGGTATGCCCAAACGTTTAACCACTACAGCCTTCACTCAAAAGGGCATCACCGAAAACCAGCCCGCCTGGTCGCCGGATGGTCGGTGGATTACTTATGTCAGTTGGTCGGTTACACAGGGGGGGCATATTTGGAAATTACGCGCCGATGGTAGTGGGACGCCCATACAGTTGACAAAAGTGAGCGGTTTTTACCGCAAACCAGCTTTTACTCCAGATGGCGAATCGATTGTTGCGTTGCGATCGAGCATTGCAGACCGTTATAAATTTCACACCCCGCACGGCGAATTGGATGAACGTCAATATCGTGAAGACCTTGTACGCCTTAAATCCAGCGGGAGTGCAGTCAAACTGGTTGCCCATTTGCGTCGTTTAACCGGTGAAACCAACCCATTGTTTCCGGATACCGGTCGCCCGCATTTTTTCAAGGGGTCTGACGATGTTTATGTCTATAACCAAACAGGCCTGATGGCGGTCTCCCTTGACGGTGATCCGATTAAATCGGTGATTCAGGTCAAAGCCCCAACACGCATATACCCCCATACCGCTTCGGCTGTGGAAAAACTTCGCTTAAGTCCGGATGGCAAATGGGCGTTGGTGATTCAGTACGGGCATCTTTATGTTGTTGCAGTTCCTAAAGTTGGGGATCAGGATTTTACCATTAATTTATTTGACTCCTCCGTTGCTCAAAAACGATTGACGGATATTGGGGCCGATTTTTTTGGTTGGGCAGAAGGTGGCCACGTGATCACATGGTCAGTGGGGTCAACATTTTATCAACTTCCTTTTAGTGAAGCGCTGTTTTCAGAAAATGAGGCGCAAAAGACAGCCCTGCGCGAAGAACAACTACCGGGTACCGATATTATCGTAGAAGTCCCCCGTGACACGCCGTCCGGCCTGACGCTTTTACGTGGAGCCACAGCAATCACCATGCGCGGTACAGAGGTCATTGAAAATGCTGATATTCTAATAAAGGATAATCGCATTGCCGCCATAGGTAAATCCGGCGACTTGACCATTCTCAGAGGAACAAAAATCCGTGATGTCACTGGTAAAACCATCACCCCCGGCTTTATTGACACCCACGCCCACTGGGGTCGGGGCATGAGCCGGGGAGTCATCAGTTACGATGACCGCCGTTTTGCGGTAGAGTTGGCCTATGGTGTCACCGCGGGGCTTGACGTTCAAACCTATACACATGATACCTTTATCTATCAGGATTTGATTGATGCCGGGTTGCTGAAAGGTGTGAGGGCCTATAATGTAGGCAGAGGGGTTTTCGGAACCCATAACTTTACCTCTAAACAACATGCTCGTGGTGTTTTAAAGCGTTACAAGGACCATTACCGGACCAACAACATCAAAGCCTATACCAGCGGAAACCGGTTGCAGCGGCAATATGTAGTGCAAGCGGCAAAGGAACTGGGTTTAATGCCAACCACAGAAGGCATGGGCGAGACCAAACTCCACCTGACCCACATCATTGATGGGTTTGCAGGGATCGAACATGCGCTAACGACAAGAAAGATTTATAAAGACATAGCGACCCTTTTGAGCCAGACACAAACTGGCTATACGCCGACATTATTACCCAGTACAGACGCCTATGGATATTTCCTCACACGCCAAAACCCGTTAGACAATCCTAAACTGCAAAATTTTCTGCCTAAAGCCTACCTTGACGAGCGTTCGCGCCGCAGCACAGACTGGCGTCACGACCGCGAACTAATGTTCCCACAAGTCGCCGCCTCCGTTGCTAGAATTTTCAAAAGCGGCGGCAAGATTGGTATCGGCAGCCACGGCCAATTTGATGGGATCGCCTATCATTGGGAATTACAAGCCCTCGCCACAGGCGGCTTGACCCCGCACGAAATTTTGCAAATCGCCACACGACAGTCTGCGGAAGTCATTGGCCGCTTGCCGGATATGGGCACGTTGGAGCCGGGTAAATATGCCGACCTGATTATTTTTGACAAAAACCCGCTGGATGGTATTCGCCATACCGAAAGCATTGAATATGTGATGAAAAACGGCCGTCTGTATCGCGGGGATGATTTATCAGAGGTAGAGCTGTCTAAATAA
- a CDS encoding MFS transporter, with the protein MKNNNNMKGCYPPLGQAWISVSILSLTYLVSFMDRQILILLIDPIKNDLQISDTQVSLLTGLAFAIIYTTACVPMGRLSDLWVRKYVIIGGVFFWSLMTILCGFARNFSQLFMARMGVGLGEAALTPAAYAMIGDLFPPHKLARGISIFALAGLAGGGLSLVFGGMVIGFVEQIGTLYVPLIGEMRSWQVVLLAVGGLSFLMIIPLSWMPEPKRHHKKLGSLQAGTANEPQSDAMTFAEVLKYFWGYKAFYGLFILGCAINNVAGFGLATWVPNYFIRVHDWSPSTAGVTLGTLYLIPAITGGLVAGWLADFLYGKGLRSAPFTIMVGVLPPMILLVSLFIYIPDVQMKMGILGLFYLFETTYSVLFPTVILMATPSFIRAQVSALTLLLVNLVGFGFGPLIVALVTDYVFKDNMAVGSSILTVGVSAYSIGGMVLFFALKPFKARVMAITEEAPQSVAERNVSS; encoded by the coding sequence ATGAAAAATAATAACAATATGAAAGGGTGCTATCCCCCTTTGGGTCAGGCATGGATTTCAGTCTCTATTTTGTCCCTAACTTATTTGGTTTCCTTTATGGACAGACAAATTTTGATTTTGCTGATTGATCCGATTAAAAATGATTTACAGATCAGTGATACGCAAGTCAGTTTGTTAACGGGCCTTGCCTTCGCTATCATTTATACAACGGCCTGTGTGCCAATGGGACGGTTATCTGATTTATGGGTGCGTAAATATGTGATCATTGGCGGGGTGTTTTTCTGGAGCCTAATGACTATTTTATGTGGTTTTGCCCGTAATTTTTCCCAACTTTTTATGGCCCGCATGGGAGTAGGTTTGGGCGAGGCCGCCTTGACACCAGCCGCATATGCGATGATCGGCGATTTGTTTCCACCCCATAAACTTGCCCGCGGGATAAGCATTTTTGCGCTGGCCGGGTTGGCAGGCGGTGGTTTGTCGCTGGTTTTTGGCGGGATGGTGATTGGTTTTGTTGAACAGATAGGGACGCTGTATGTCCCTTTGATCGGGGAAATGCGTTCCTGGCAAGTTGTGCTGTTGGCAGTTGGCGGCTTAAGTTTTCTGATGATAATCCCGCTGTCGTGGATGCCTGAGCCAAAACGCCATCATAAGAAATTAGGCTCCCTGCAGGCTGGCACGGCAAATGAACCACAATCTGACGCGATGACATTTGCGGAGGTTTTGAAATATTTCTGGGGCTATAAAGCTTTTTACGGTCTGTTCATTTTGGGCTGTGCGATCAACAATGTTGCCGGATTTGGCCTTGCGACATGGGTGCCAAATTATTTTATCCGGGTTCATGACTGGAGCCCGTCGACAGCAGGTGTCACGCTAGGTACGCTTTATTTGATACCGGCCATTACCGGGGGGCTTGTGGCGGGATGGCTTGCTGACTTTTTATACGGTAAAGGGCTGCGCAGTGCACCGTTTACAATCATGGTTGGGGTCTTGCCTCCTATGATTCTGCTAGTTTCTCTGTTTATTTATATACCGGATGTTCAGATGAAAATGGGGATACTTGGGCTGTTTTATCTGTTCGAAACGACATACAGCGTGTTGTTCCCAACCGTTATCCTGATGGCGACCCCTTCGTTTATCCGGGCGCAGGTATCAGCACTTACTCTGTTGCTGGTCAACCTCGTCGGTTTTGGTTTCGGCCCGCTGATTGTGGCATTGGTCACGGATTATGTTTTTAAGGACAACATGGCCGTGGGGTCGTCGATCTTGACGGTAGGGGTATCAGCTTACAGCATTGGGGGGATGGTTCTCTTTTTTGCGCTCAAGCCGTTTAAAGCAAGGGTAATGGCTATCACGGAAGAAGCACCCCAAAGTGTAGCAGAAAGGAACGTGAGTTCATGA
- the ltrA gene encoding group II intron reverse transcriptase/maturase, producing MEQVVSRENMIAAHQRVVSNKGSAGIDKMSVDALMPYLKEHWVVIKEDLLKGRYEPMSVRKVEIPKPGGKGMRMLGIPTVLDRLIQQALHQILMPIFDSDFSESSFGFRPGRSAQQAVLSAQRHVVSGRKWVVDMDLEKFFDRVNHDVLMARVGRKVRDKRVLCLIGKYLRVGLMSGGVVMARREGTPQGGPLSPLLSNILLDDFDKELERRGHKFCRYADDCNIYVRSRRAGVRVLASIITYLEKRLKLSVNEEKSAVDFPSKRTFLGYSMTRERTVRLKAAPSSIKRLQGKLREIFRRGKGRSIIKIIEEITPILRGWITYFRYAETKRVFQELDQWIRHKMRVVIWR from the coding sequence ATGGAACAGGTTGTCAGTCGGGAAAATATGATAGCAGCTCACCAGAGGGTCGTAAGCAATAAAGGCTCGGCAGGGATTGATAAAATGTCTGTGGATGCTTTGATGCCCTATCTGAAGGAACACTGGGTTGTTATCAAGGAGGACTTGTTGAAGGGGCGATATGAGCCTATGTCTGTGCGGAAGGTAGAAATACCAAAGCCGGGCGGCAAAGGGATGCGCATGTTGGGTATTCCAACGGTTCTGGATCGCTTAATTCAACAAGCTTTGCATCAAATACTGATGCCTATATTTGATTCTGATTTTTCTGAATCCTCATTCGGGTTTCGCCCGGGGCGTAGCGCTCAACAAGCCGTTTTATCTGCTCAGAGGCATGTTGTTTCTGGCCGAAAATGGGTTGTCGATATGGATTTGGAGAAATTCTTTGATCGCGTGAACCACGATGTGCTGATGGCACGGGTGGGGCGCAAAGTCAGGGACAAACGGGTACTTTGCCTCATTGGCAAGTATTTGCGTGTGGGATTAATGTCGGGAGGCGTTGTGATGGCAAGGAGAGAAGGGACACCCCAAGGGGGACCTTTGTCGCCATTGTTATCAAATATCCTACTTGATGATTTTGACAAGGAACTGGAACGACGTGGACATAAGTTCTGCCGTTATGCGGACGACTGTAACATCTATGTACGGTCACGGCGCGCGGGAGTGCGGGTGTTGGCATCAATAATCACGTACCTTGAAAAGCGTCTAAAACTCAGCGTTAACGAAGAAAAGAGCGCTGTTGATTTTCCTTCAAAACGAACATTTCTCGGATACTCTATGACAAGGGAGAGAACGGTAAGGCTTAAGGCTGCTCCGAGCTCTATTAAACGCTTGCAAGGAAAACTCAGAGAAATATTCCGTAGAGGAAAAGGACGTTCAATCATCAAAATCATTGAGGAAATCACCCCGATACTGCGTGGCTGGATAACGTATTTCCGGTACGCGGAGACGAAGCGCGTTTTTCAGGAACTGGACCAATGGATCCGTCATAAAATGCGGGTTGTTATCTGGCGCTAA